AAAGACTCTCCTGTACGCTACTCAAATGATTACTTCGTAAGTCCATTACGAATAGAAAAAGATCGAATTTATTTATCATTGGAAGGATATAATCCCGTTTATCAAAACGGAAACAATGTAGCTAACAATATGATAGGAAATCCTTATTTTGGTTCTGGAAACTCTCGGGTTTATAATAACAGAGGAGGGAGCAGAAGTATGTGGCAAAATGGAGGAAATCCAAATCCAAATATGACAGTGAGCTATAAATATGAACAAGGAATCGTTTGTAGTTTTGATAAAGAAGGAAAACTACTTTGGGATAACCAATTTGACTTTGATGAGTTTGAATCACAAAAAATATTTCCTTTTTTCTCTTATAGCGTCAGAAATGATACATTAGCACTTTTTAGACTAGATGAAGAAGAATTATTTTACAAACAAACTGTAAAAAGTAAAGAGCAAGAATTAATCTCTGAATATGAAGTTCCAAGAAGAGATAGTTTGGATAATATAGTCAATCGTTCTGATGAAATTTTGATGCACTGGTACGATGACAATTATTTGGTCTCAGGTTATCAAATTGTCAGAAATCAACTTTCTAGTCCTGCTCGTAGAAAGGTATTTTATTTTACTCGTTTGCGTTATCCTTTTTCGGCTGTTGAGGTCGATAAAGAGGAAGAGAAAGAAGAGAAAAAATAGCCAAGTAATTAACAAAAAAATAACGCTATAAATTTTCTTCATAGCGTTATTTTCTTGATTGCACTAGTGCTACGGAATTATTTTTGTGATAACTTCACAAAGTTTACAGGAGGTAATAGAATAGGACTTATTCCTGCTTTCATTGAAACAGAAGCCAAATTTTCTCTTATAAAAGGGAATAATATAGCTGGTGCATTAATTTTACCAAATGTTTCAGTAGATAAATCAGAGTTATTAGGACATTTGAATACGCCTACCATTTTTATAAATGCTTGTATTTCCTTATTATCCTCTATACCAGAAGAGTAAGTCAAAGATACTTCAACAAAAAGAATACTATCTTTTAATTGATTTTCTATTCCTATATCTATATTACTTTTAAATTCTTCGTCTGTATAACTAATTTCAACATCTCTTTTAAAGTTACTTTCTAAAAGAATTATGTTTAGCAGTTCAAAAGAATTCTGCGAAGATGTAGTAGGTTTCATACATTATTTGGTTTATGCAGCAAGAACAAAATCCTCATCTGAGCTAGAATTGGATACAGATTTATCTTTTAATGGAACAGATAATAAATACTGTTCACGATATTTACTAAAATTATCTTTAATTGAAGAATTTATTTTTTGTGGAAATTTGGGTGTATAATTCCGTGTAATTCGCTGTAAAGGAAAAGCAAAATTTTCAGCTTTTACATTCAACTTTTTTGCTAATTCAAATGATTTACCTTTTTTAGAATATGTTAAATTTTCAATTTCATATAAAGCTCCTTCATTTAAAAAAGCCATGTTTTCATTAGAAAACAAACTTATAAATTTTGTAAGAAGTTGTAAAGTAAATTTATCTATAAAGTCATCAAAGGTATTATCTTGAGATGACTTTATTTCTATAAAATGACTTCCCTCTAAATCATTTTCATATTTAACAAAAATGTAAGGTAGCTTTTCTACTAAATTATTTAGCTTATTTATTATAAAATCTTGAGATTCAAGTGTATTCATTATGATGATTTGTTTTTAATATAATTCTGTAAAATCTCCAAAATATTTTTTGAATAGGTCTGAGACTGCTTAGCCTCACATAAAGTTATTTTTTTTCTCTTATAGTCTGCCAAAACTCTCCATTTTTTTAATTGTGTAGCATTACTACTAAAATCTATAGCTATTTTTCCACCTTCAAAGGGAAGAAGTTTTATAACAAAGAAGTTGATTACCCATGCATGAAAACCTCCTCCCAATTCTTTAGATACTTGTTTTTGCTTTATGTTTATGTCTTCTTCACTCATTTCATAATAATCATATAAAATATGTGTCATAAATTGTACACAAGCGTAATAAGAACAGTGAATAGAGGTAGCATAACACTCCTTCTCTATTGAGAAACGTGCCATTGTTAAATTTTGTTCAGACTTACTTTCAATTTCTGACATCTTTATTTTATCAAGATTACCTTAAAATTAATGAACAACAAATAATTGCATAGCCATAAATACAGCAGCTCCAGCAACGTATCCAATAAGTGAAAGCCAAGCAATTTTTCTAAGATACCACATAAAGTTAATATGCTCCATTCCCATGGCAGCTACACCAGCAGCAGAACCGATAATAAGTGTACTTCCACCTGTTCCTGCACAGTAAGCAATAAACTCCCAAAACACATGGTCTGGAGGATATACACTCAAATCATACATACCCATAGAGGCAGCTACTAATGGTACATTATCCACAATCGCAGACATAAGTCCTAAAAGAAGACCGATAATATAAACGCCTCCCTCTCCTGTGAAAGTCGCATCTAAAAAGACAGCTAGTTTATTAAGTGTTCCCATAGACTGCAAACAACCTACGGCAAGTAAAATACCAAAGAAGAATAGTACACTAGGAACATCTACACGCTCTAAAATAGCTACAACAGAAAGTTTACCATGCGCTCCATCTTCTGCTTTTTTGCGATTATGAAGTATTTCAGTAACCAGCCATACAATTCCTAAACTAAATGACATTCCCATAAAAGGAGGTAAATGTGTAATTGTTTTGAAAATAGGAACAAATAAAAGTCCTGCAAGACCAATTCCGAATACTAGGTTTCTATCAGCCTCTCTTACTTGAATAGGAGCATGTCCACCATGTCCTCCAGAGTCTAAAGTGCCTTTTTTGTCTGGTTTCAAATCTCCCTTTAACATGAAAGTAATAACTGTAAGAGGAGCAAGTAAACATACAATACTAGGCAACATCAATTTTGTAATAATATTTACTGTTGTTACTTGTCCACCAATCCAAAGCATAGTAGTTGTAACATCACCAATAGGCGACCACGCACCACCAGCATTGGCAGCAATAACTACCATACTTACATATATCAAACGATCATTTTTGTCTGTAACCAATTTGCGAAGCATCGAAACCATTACAATAGTTGTTGCAAGATTGTCTAATGCTGCTGATAAGAAAAATGTTACCCAACTAATAATCCAAATAAGTTTTCTTTTATCTTGTGTGGTTATTCTTTTTGTAATTACTTCAAAGCCTTGATGAGCATCAATTACTTCAACAATCGTCATGGCACAAAGCAAAAAGAATAGAATCTGGGAGGTTTCGGCAAGATGTGTAAGAAGTCCTTGATCATGTCCATGAACAATTTTATGAATCATATCTTCATCGTGAGGTAGTATTCCTTCTGAAACGATATAGACTGTCCAACACAGAACAGCAATTAGAAGCGCAGGCGCAGCTTTATCAACTTTAATATTATGTTCAAGGGCAATAGCCATGTAGCCCAAAACAAAAATTATAATAACGACAATCTCGTAAGACATAGATTTAAAAGTGGTTAGAAAATAGCCAAAAAGGATATAGATTATAGAATTAAGACAGATTACTTTTCTATCTTATTCTAATTTGCAGTTTATATTTATAATTAAAATAATTGATTTAGATGCTGCTTCTCAAATCTTAAAAGCTAAAATTAATCTAAAATAAAATTCGAATAATAATAATGTATAAATAATTTGGTTCAGAAATGCCTACATAATAAAGCAGGCTTAATAAACCTAGTGCAAAGTTAAGTTTCTAAAGTTAGGAAACAAGAAAAAATATAAAAGAATAGACAAACTTAATTAGAATTTAAAGCAAACGAGTTGTTTCTACTTTAAAAATCTGTCTTATAGTTTTATTTCATTCTATCTCCAAACTGTTACTACTACTTTTCTATCTTTTTGTTCTCCAACTCCTCTAGCTGTGTCATCATTGCGAGCAAAAAATTCTCCGTGTGATTTGCGTAAAATTTTTTCGTATTTTATACCAAACATCTGCAAAGCATAACCCACCTGACTGATTCTATCTTTAGAGAGTTCTAAATTTACTTGTTCAGAACCTTTTGCATCTGTATAACCTTCTACTAAAGCAGCCTTCCAACGTCTAGCACCAATAAAGTTTCGTAATTTAGCTTCTTCTTCTGAACTTAATTGACTTTGGTTAGCATCAAAATACAACGTAATTTGAGATTTTCTATTTGGGTGATGATGTTGCAAATTTATTCCTTCTTTTCCTTTAGGCACGCCATAAAATACTCTAAAAGTACGCACCTCACCCTTTCTTAACGTTTTTGTATTCCATCTCAAAAGAATTGCACTGTCATCTGTATAGTTTCCCACTTTTTGCTGTTCAAGTTGCAAAACATTTGTTAGATATGCCCATTGCCCTACATAAGCCAAGTCTGGACCAATTACATTTTTATGTTTAGTGACTAACTGTGCCTGCAAGCCACCATTAAAAAATGCAAAATGTAAAGGCATGTTTGCACTTTCAAACTTTACATCCATTCCAATATGCGAACCATCAGCCGAAAGTTTACAAATATCATCAGCATCAATCATAGGGTCTAACAAAAGTGTAAACTCTATGTCTCTTGGAGCATCAGATTGATTTTCTATTTCGTATTCTATTTTATAATAATTTCCTTTAGATGTATTTTCTAAATCTTCTAAATCTGCATCAACAGGCACTAAAGTTTGGGTTATCAATAGATTATCATAGGTATAAATTACTTTTGAAGTAAACGTCATATCAGAATTTTCTTCCACTTCTGAAATAAGAACACCTTTTAATGCCTTCGTTTGAGAAAGCTCTGGGTTATTAGATGCATATTTTCCACTTGATTGTAAAACAAAATGGGAAGTAGAAAAAGAATAAGGATAACCAAATAAAATACTTTTATCGCCATAACCTATGGTAAAACGTCCGTCTATAAGTTGGTCATCTAACGGACGAGAAATCGACGAGAAAATACTTTTAGGTAAAAAACTAGTAGGAAGATAGCTAACTTTATTTTTTACAATATCCTTTGCATAAGGAATACCTTTCCAATTTTCATATAGAGTTGAAAAAGAGTGTTCAACTATCTTATTTATTGGGGAAAAGAAGGATGAAAACACCAAGATTAGACAAATTGAAGCTAAGACTACTGTTTTTTTATTGTTTTTATAAAATTCTTTTTTTTTAGTTCTTTTTTTGCTCAATGGGAAATTTAGTAGTATTTTTCTATTCATTTTGATAAAAATAGTTGTGTAAGGTAGGATATTTTTGTGGCTAATAATTATTTTTTATAATTATTATATTTAAGGTAAGCAAAAAACGTTCTTTTTTAGTTTTTTTAGATTTATGCCTCGTTCTATTCCAAATATATGCACGTCAGATTGTTATTTGCTTTTACAAAAATGTTTAAAAAAAGTGGCTTTACAAAAAAACAAGTTTAGATTTACCAATAATAAAATTTGATTTATCAAATTATCACTCTAATTATCAAGCACTTTGCTTTATCTATCTTAAAAAAATGATAATTCTATTTATTCTACTTTTCTTAGGAATTATAGTAGTACATTATTTTCTCAATAAAAATGAAATTCTATCAAAAGTGTATGTAAAAGCTTTGATTTTCAAACTTTTTTGTGGATTATTATTATATCAACTTCATTTAAGTTTCAATATTCTTCCTGACCTTATTTTTTATGAGCAAGATATACTTAGATTGAGTGATTATTTTTGGAGTGATACTTTAGGGTATTTGATTTTTTTAGTAACAGGAAAACTAAATCCTGCTTGGATGTATACTTTTGCAACAGAAGGTGAAAGAGCATTTTTCTTTGTTCGATATTTGAGTTTTATGAATCTTTTAGCTGCAAAGAATATGTATTTGACTAGTCTTTATAGCTCTCTTATGGCTTTTTTTGGACTTTGGGCTTGTGCAAATCGTTTAGCAAGGTGGTTTATAACCAAAAATGATTCTGATATAAAAATTAAAAAAATAAAATTAGCTCTTTGTATTGGTTTTTTCTTTACTCCTTCGGTTGCTTTCTGGGCATCATCGATGATGAAAGAGAGTTTTCTGTGGCTGATTATGGGATTTTTAATTGCTTTCTTTTTAGATATTTTGAAATTTTTTAAAAAAAAGAATCATAGAATCGTTGGTAAAAATTCTGATAATACAAAAATCAAAACAGAAATAAGTATTTTTACAGGAATTGTTATAAAAACAATTTTATTTTTTGTTCTTATTCTTTGTTTGTTTTTACTCAAATACTATTACTTTGCGCTGCTTGTTCCCTTACTTTTTGCTTTTGGAATAAGTTTCTTTGCTAGAAATTATTTTAATAAATCTATTCGCTTTCAGTTTCTTTTATTTTTAGGAGGTTTTGTTTTTATTGTTGGTCTAGCTTCCAATCTTCATCCAAATTTATGGTTTTCTCGGCTAACAGAAGCTATTTTTATTAACCAACAAAATATTTTAGCTACCTCTGACTTTGAGAGTCAAATAAATTTTACATATAGTTATGATTTTGAACCTACTTATCATAATTATCAAAATGGAGAGTATAAAAACTTCCCCACTTATCTTCAGTTATTTGAGCAAAGTCCAAAAGCACTTTTGGCAGGTTTGTTTTTCCCTTTGGAGATTGATTTTTCTACTTTTGGAGCACCTAAATTTAATTTTTATAGATTAGCTTCTGTTATCGAAAACTGGATTATTTTATTTTTCTTCATTCATACTATTTCTATCAAGAAGTTATTTCATCAAATTCGTTCTTTGGTTTTTCCTCAAAAATCTACTTCTAAAAATAATTCTTTAGCTATTTTATGGCTTCTTGGAATATTTTTTTGTTTGGGAATGGCCACGCTTTTAGCCTTATCTGCTCCTAATTTGGGTGCGCTTGTTCGGTATAAAATAGGATTTCTTCCTTTTTTTATTTTCGGTATTTTTATGCGTTTAGATTAATTTTTTATTAATTTGCCATACCAAAATTAATAGTTAATTATAAATGACTAATTATAAATTAAAAAATACTACTCACACACAATAGTTAATGGTTTATGAATAATTATAAATTTCATCTTTTATAAAAAAATTAAAATTAATATAATTCATTTATCACTTACCATTAATAATTAACAATTCTCTATGTCCACTAACTCAAAAACGCCTACACCTACTCTCTTTCAGTCGCTCATTCCTATTCTTGGCTTAATCGTTTTATTAGTATTTAATGTTCTTATTTTTGGTGATAATGCTACTTCTGGTGCAAATCAAGTAGCTTTACTTTTGGCTGGTGCAATAGCAGGTCTAGTAGCTTGGTATCTCAAAATGAGTTGGACACAAGTAATGGATGGTGTTTTGGAAAGTATTAATTCAGCTATGTCTGCTGTTTTGATTTTATTAATGATTGGCGCATTGGCTGGTACTTGGATGCTTAGTGGAATTGTTCCTGCTCTTATTTATTATGGTTTACAAGTTTTGACACCTACTTTTTTCTTAGTGGCTTCTTGTATTGTTTGTGCTTTAGTATCTCTAGGAACGGGAAGTTCTTGGTCGACGATTGCAACAGTGGGGATTGCTCTTCTAGGGATTGGTGCAGCTCTTGGTTTTGATGAAGGTTTGGTAGCAGGTGCAATTATTTCAGGTGCTTACTTTGGAGATAAAATGTCACCTTTATCAGATACAACAAATCTTGCTCCTGCGATGGCTGGCACTGACCTTTTTACGCATATTCGTTATATGCTTTACACTACTGTACCCTCTTTCTCAATTACATTGATTTTATTTTTGATAATTGGATTAATGAGTGAAAATACAGCTTCTGCAAGCAATGTAAACGAAATTATGAGTGCCATTGAAAATAAATTTTCTATAAGTCCTTTTCTTTTTGCTGTTCCTGTTGCTGTTATTGCATTGATTGTAAGTAAAGTACCTGCTTTACCTTCACTTCTAATTGGAAGTGTTTTGGGAGGTATTTTTGCTATTATTTTTCAACCAGAAATCATTGAACAAGTAGCCAATGTAGCTCCTACTTTGGAAAGTCTGAATAAAGAACCAGAAACAGCTTATAGAAATATGCGAATATTTGCTTTAGAAAATTTTGGAGGTTATACGGCTGTTATGATGGCAATGTTTGGCGATGTAAGCCTTATTACAGACAGTGAAACAGTAAACGGACTTTTGTCTAGTAGTGGAATGAAAGGAATGTTGGGAACAATTTGGTTAATTTTGTGTGCTATGATTTTTGGTGGTGTCATGGATGCTGCTGGAATGCTTGCACGTATTAGCAATGCTGTTATTTCATTGGCTCACTCTACGGGTTCGATGATTGCAGCTACTGTCGGAACTTGTATTGTATTTAACTTAACAGCTTCTGACCAATATTTGGCAGTTGTAGTTCCAGGAAAGATGTATGCAAATGCTTTTCGTAAAAAAGGACTTGCACCTGAAAACCTAAGCCGAACACTAGAAGATTCAGGAACAGTTACATCAGTTTTGATTCCTTGGAATACATGTGGAGCAACACAAGCAGGAGTTTTGAAAGTTGCCACTCTAGATTATGCACCTTATTGTTTCTTTAATATTATTAGCCCTTTTATGAGTATTATTTTTGGTTATGTTGGAATAAAAATCAAAAAAATTAATCCCGAAACAGGAAAAGCTATTAACTAATTTGGAATAAATCATTAAAAGAATTGTCTTTAAATTTTTAAATAAATTCTCAAAACTATTCTCTTTACTAACTTGTTTTTAAAATTCAATATAGAATTTATAGAATTATCATATTTTTTGACTTTCTTTGTTAAAACAAATTCAAAATTCTATATCTTTCAGTTAGTTTTATATCGGCATTTAGCAACGTACTATCCATAAAAAACAATCTATCAATTTAAATAATGAATCAGCTCTGTAATCAGTAGATTTAAACAAATAGCTTTTTTCAACTCGCTTTTTGTATAATAATTTTGATTCAAAAGCATATTCAATACCTTAACAAACGCTTTCTCATTTAGTGTTTGCAGTCAGTAATTTTATGAACGAATATATATTTTTCGCACTCTTTACCGTCTTTATTGTCCTTATTCTTTTAGTTGATTTGGGTGTTTTTTCGAAAGAAAATCATATCATCTCATTCAAAGAAGCTGCTATTTGGAGTGTATTTTGGATATGCTTAGCTCTTGGGTTTTGGCTCTTTTTGGATTATTATGGAGATCTGATTCATGGAGTAGAAAGTTATGATGATGTCAAACGCATTGTAGAAAAATATATTGCAGAAGAAGATAGAGAAGGCATCTTGGTAGAAGGTAATTATGAACTTAGCGTTCAGAATTATAGAGAGAAAATGTCTTTAGATTTCATAACAGGTTATTTATTAGAATATTCACTCTCCGTTGATAATATTTTTGTCATTATTTTGATTTTTAGTTCGTTTGGAGTAGCTGAGAAATATTTCAAAAAAGTGCTATTTTGGGGTATTTTGGGAGCAATATTGATGCGTTTTCTATTTATTTTCTTAGGTGCTACTATTATTCAGCATGCTCATTGGGTTTTATATGTCTTTGGAGCTTTCTTGATTTTTACTGGTGGCAAAATGTTTTATGAATTTATAAAAGGTGAGGAAGAAGAAGAAATTGATACGAATGATAGTTGGATAGTAAAATGGACTTCTAAAGTCTTTAATGTTTATCCTCGTTATGTAGGTTCACATTTTTTCATTCCACTTCCTACCTATGAAGAAGGATTATTGACTAAAAGTATCAATAATAAAAAATTAAAAACTAATGAAAACAGAAAACGTAAAAAGAAAATAACTTGGGCTGTTACTCCACTTTTTATTGTTGTTTTGGTTATCGAATTTACAGATTTGATTTTTGCTGTTGATTCTATTCCTGCTATTTTTGCTGTTACACAAGACCCTTATGTAGTCTTTTTCTCCAATATATTTGCTATTTTAGGTTTGCGTTCAATGTTCTTTTTCTTATCGAATATTATGCACCTTTTCCACTATCTCAAACTCGGTTTGGCTTTCCTACTTACTTATATTGGTCTGAAGATGCTTGCAGGAACTTGGCTCAAAACATTTGGTTTTACTAATGAACATTCCATTTTTATTATCTTGGGAATACTTGCTATTAGTATTTTGGCCTCTATAATTTTTCCTCAAAAAGAAGTTACTACTCCTAGTTCTAAAACAGAAGATAAAAGAAATATGAAAAATGTTAGTTAGATAAAAATATATTCGTTTGTAGTCTGCATTTTTTTAGCATTTAATCAATAAGAAATAGAATAATAAAATATTTTAATATTTA
This is a stretch of genomic DNA from Bernardetia sp. MNP-M8. It encodes these proteins:
- a CDS encoding protein-export chaperone SecB, yielding MKPTTSSQNSFELLNIILLESNFKRDVEISYTDEEFKSNIDIGIENQLKDSILFVEVSLTYSSGIEDNKEIQAFIKMVGVFKCPNNSDLSTETFGKINAPAILFPFIRENLASVSMKAGISPILLPPVNFVKLSQK
- the nhaD gene encoding sodium:proton antiporter NhaD, which gives rise to MSYEIVVIIIFVLGYMAIALEHNIKVDKAAPALLIAVLCWTVYIVSEGILPHDEDMIHKIVHGHDQGLLTHLAETSQILFFLLCAMTIVEVIDAHQGFEVITKRITTQDKRKLIWIISWVTFFLSAALDNLATTIVMVSMLRKLVTDKNDRLIYVSMVVIAANAGGAWSPIGDVTTTMLWIGGQVTTVNIITKLMLPSIVCLLAPLTVITFMLKGDLKPDKKGTLDSGGHGGHAPIQVREADRNLVFGIGLAGLLFVPIFKTITHLPPFMGMSFSLGIVWLVTEILHNRKKAEDGAHGKLSVVAILERVDVPSVLFFFGILLAVGCLQSMGTLNKLAVFLDATFTGEGGVYIIGLLLGLMSAIVDNVPLVAASMGMYDLSVYPPDHVFWEFIAYCAGTGGSTLIIGSAAGVAAMGMEHINFMWYLRKIAWLSLIGYVAGAAVFMAMQLFVVH
- a CDS encoding OmpA family protein — protein: MFSSFFSPINKIVEHSFSTLYENWKGIPYAKDIVKNKVSYLPTSFLPKSIFSSISRPLDDQLIDGRFTIGYGDKSILFGYPYSFSTSHFVLQSSGKYASNNPELSQTKALKGVLISEVEENSDMTFTSKVIYTYDNLLITQTLVPVDADLEDLENTSKGNYYKIEYEIENQSDAPRDIEFTLLLDPMIDADDICKLSADGSHIGMDVKFESANMPLHFAFFNGGLQAQLVTKHKNVIGPDLAYVGQWAYLTNVLQLEQQKVGNYTDDSAILLRWNTKTLRKGEVRTFRVFYGVPKGKEGINLQHHHPNRKSQITLYFDANQSQLSSEEEAKLRNFIGARRWKAALVEGYTDAKGSEQVNLELSKDRISQVGYALQMFGIKYEKILRKSHGEFFARNDDTARGVGEQKDRKVVVTVWR
- the nhaC gene encoding Na+/H+ antiporter NhaC; amino-acid sequence: MSTNSKTPTPTLFQSLIPILGLIVLLVFNVLIFGDNATSGANQVALLLAGAIAGLVAWYLKMSWTQVMDGVLESINSAMSAVLILLMIGALAGTWMLSGIVPALIYYGLQVLTPTFFLVASCIVCALVSLGTGSSWSTIATVGIALLGIGAALGFDEGLVAGAIISGAYFGDKMSPLSDTTNLAPAMAGTDLFTHIRYMLYTTVPSFSITLILFLIIGLMSENTASASNVNEIMSAIENKFSISPFLFAVPVAVIALIVSKVPALPSLLIGSVLGGIFAIIFQPEIIEQVANVAPTLESLNKEPETAYRNMRIFALENFGGYTAVMMAMFGDVSLITDSETVNGLLSSSGMKGMLGTIWLILCAMIFGGVMDAAGMLARISNAVISLAHSTGSMIAATVGTCIVFNLTASDQYLAVVVPGKMYANAFRKKGLAPENLSRTLEDSGTVTSVLIPWNTCGATQAGVLKVATLDYAPYCFFNIISPFMSIIFGYVGIKIKKINPETGKAIN
- a CDS encoding TerC/Alx family metal homeostasis membrane protein, with the translated sequence MNEYIFFALFTVFIVLILLVDLGVFSKENHIISFKEAAIWSVFWICLALGFWLFLDYYGDLIHGVESYDDVKRIVEKYIAEEDREGILVEGNYELSVQNYREKMSLDFITGYLLEYSLSVDNIFVIILIFSSFGVAEKYFKKVLFWGILGAILMRFLFIFLGATIIQHAHWVLYVFGAFLIFTGGKMFYEFIKGEEEEEIDTNDSWIVKWTSKVFNVYPRYVGSHFFIPLPTYEEGLLTKSINNKKLKTNENRKRKKKITWAVTPLFIVVLVIEFTDLIFAVDSIPAIFAVTQDPYVVFFSNIFAILGLRSMFFFLSNIMHLFHYLKLGLAFLLTYIGLKMLAGTWLKTFGFTNEHSIFIILGILAISILASIIFPQKEVTTPSSKTEDKRNMKNVS